ACAGGCCGGCCGCGAGATGCAGGTTGCCGGTCGGCTTCTTCTCTTTCGATGTGTCCTTAGCCATGGGCGGCTCCGGTAGCGCGCGTCGACGCGATGTATTGGGCCATTTCCGTGACCAGCTTTTCGACTTCCGCGCGGGCTTCTTTCAGGCCCTTCAGGTATCGATTGTGATGATGGATCGTGGTGCCGAGCGCGAACGTCTGACGGTAGACCTCGCGTTGCGCGATCTGGCTGTCGAGCAGATGTTCCCCTATTTCTTCAGCTCTTAGAATTTTTAAAATTTCTTCACGCATTTTAGTTTTTCCATTGACACTATTCAGCATCAATGCGGAAGAAAGATTCGGGTTACGAACGGCTCGCATCGACTCGATCATGCGAATCATCGCGACGGTGCTGTACAGGTCGGCCGGCGACGGCGACAGCGGCACGAGGCAGAAGTCGGCAACTTCAAGGACGGACGCGATGCGCGGATCTTCGAGGTTGCCGGGACAGTCGACGACGATCACATCGAAGTTCGCGTCCTGTTTCTTGATTTCGCCGCCAATGCCGCGGCCGGCGGGGGCCAGCGAAAGGACCGTCATCGGCAGCGTGTTCTCGCCGCTTGTCACCCATCGGACGGAAGTGCCTTGAGGGTCGGCATCGATCAAGGCGACCTTGTTGCCGCCGGCCTCGAACGCAGCCGCGATATTGACGGAGATGGTTGTCTTTCCAGTCCCACCTTTTTGATTACTGACCGCGATCTTGAAAGCCATTAAATTCCTCCAAGGAGTTTTACGTAATATATGCAGTTGTTATCGAAATGTCCAGAAAAGCGTTCGACACGATGCATATCTTGATGCTCGATGTGGTTGTCACGTGACAAGTGGGCCGAATGGCTAACGAGTCATTCGTGATTAGTGATCGAGTAAAAATAAAATTGTCGATTACGTTCATAAAGACTTGGAGTGAACTCGATTGTCTTTAACGTCGATGGCGAAGTTGGATCGCAGAGACTAGGCCGCTTAGCCATGTCTTTGTTTCTGGTAGAACTCGTTGCGACTCCGATGAGTCAATTTCGCGGATGTCGTCGAGATACGCAGTTGTCACGTGACAAGTCGCAAGGAATTGGTCCTTGTCGGCGCTGCCCATCGCCAGGAAGCCCGTAATCCGATCGCGGTTCCGATCGTAGCGACATCGCTTCAATGTTCGATATCCGGTCTTTGGCCTAGGGCCTGTTCACGCTAATAACGGGCTTGCGCTGGCCGCCAGAAGGGCCGAGCGCAAGGATTGCGACGAAGCGAACACTCAACGTATTCGCAAGGAGCATGACGCGGCGATCGGCCCTTCTGGTGGCCAGCCCCACGAATGAATTTTTTCCAAACAGGGGAACGTGCCTTGCCGGCCGCATTGCGGCGTCGCGCGTCGCTTGTCCCCCAAGGGGACTTCCTTCGGGGCGTTTGGCTCGGCCAAACGGCGCTCCTCACTCCTTGCCTGCGCCCCGCAGGAAGTCCCCTTGGGGGACGACCAGCAAGGCACGTTCGCAAGCCCGTTATTAGCGTGAACAGGCCCTAGCCTGACTACTTGGAAGCGAGGTGAGTTGTCACGTGACAATCGACTCAGAATGCGAGTCGGCGTCAGCGTTGCAACGCTTCTCACGCGCCGCTGCGATCGAATAATACTGATGGCATGCGAGTAGATCGGAAAGGAAGGAAT
The DNA window shown above is from Burkholderia pyrrocinia and carries:
- a CDS encoding ParA family protein, producing the protein MAFKIAVSNQKGGTGKTTISVNIAAAFEAGGNKVALIDADPQGTSVRWVTSGENTLPMTVLSLAPAGRGIGGEIKKQDANFDVIVVDCPGNLEDPRIASVLEVADFCLVPLSPSPADLYSTVAMIRMIESMRAVRNPNLSSALMLNSVNGKTKMREEILKILRAEEIGEHLLDSQIAQREVYRQTFALGTTIHHHNRYLKGLKEARAEVEKLVTEMAQYIASTRATGAAHG